From one Triticum urartu cultivar G1812 chromosome 3, Tu2.1, whole genome shotgun sequence genomic stretch:
- the LOC125548303 gene encoding protein PHYTOCHROME KINASE SUBSTRATE 4 yields MDRYRVAPARPVFLSGHLQPAAATRRSGGAERELDIFTAERYFNAADAVKYSAAAVHADNTPRQLPVAAVDAAAGQSGRTAASSEASWNSRSGLLASDQSSSAARQHDKGYGGGVNGVVVLDTRDDRYHRGGRKPAAGAFGQRWGIFSRDCPCAGRKAVTVDVASEPATPRNHVRFDAREESAIFKANGLPPPSPNDESGVMKIFTTGSCAFPLRANDNILAPAPDHRTSASFPAFPPDVDRRVVSSGGFTFPVISPSKAVISTVLDEPPRESLEVFRPIDEDSVVLVDPPPPLAAAAFLRAPAVVSAMDDDAMSDASSDLFDLESFAASSSYPTTYRGRSSRRNSGDEDLAYAAAAAEPALSECMYAPSEASVVWSVATAEGVAYDAGSVANFSSSASACGVDEFRFVPPGSAAGHDGFTAAMSRSAGRKKGGGFLDSCRCEKAVSVGPTPVRVARPPAVPANKTAMGLESGGVARYHNRRVHMPVRT; encoded by the coding sequence ATGGACCGCTACAGAGTGGCGCCGGCGCGGCCTGTCTTCCTCTCCGGCCACCTGCAGCCCGCGGCTGCCACCCGGCGCTCGGGCGGCGCCGAGCGGGAGCTCGACATCTTCACGGCCGAGCGCTACTTCAACGCCGCGGACGCCGTCAAGTACAGCGCCGCCGCGGTCCATGCGGACAACACGCCGCGCCAGCTGCCCGTCGCTGCCGTGGACGCGGCGGCAGGCCAGAGCGGCCGCACCGCGGCGTCGTCGGAGGCCAGTTGGAACAGCCGCTCCGGGCTGCTCGCCAGTGACCAGTCGTCGTCGGCCGCTAGGCAGCACGACAAGGGCTATGGCGGTGGCGTCAACGGCGTCGTCGTCCTGGATACGAGGGACGACCGGTATCACCGCGGCGGCAGGAAGCCTGCCGCAGGCGCCTTCGGGCAGCGCTGGGGGATCTTCAGCCGGGACTGCCCCTGCGCCGGCAGGAAGGCCGTCACCGTGGACGTCGCCTCCGAGCCGGCCACCCCGAGGAACCACGTGAGGTTCGACGCCAGGGAGGAGAGCGCCATCTTTAAGGCCAACGGGCTGCCTCCTCCGTCTCCaaacgacgagtccggcgtgatGAAGATTTTTACGACGGGGAGCTGCGCGTTCCCGCTTCGCGCCAACGACAACATCCTCGCTCCGGCTCCAGATCATCGGACCAGCGCTTCCTTTCCCGCTTTCCCGCCCGACGTTGACCGCCGCGTCGTGAGCTCCGGCGGTTTCACGTTCCCGGTGATCAGCCCGTCCAAGGCCGTCATCAGCACCGTCCTCGACGAGCCGCCGCGCGAGTCGCTGGAGGTGTTCCGTCCCATCGACGAGGACTCGGTGGTGCTCGTGGACCCGCCGCCACCCCTAGCCGCGGCCGCTTTTCTGCGCGCGCCGGCAGTAGTGTCGGCCATGGACGACGACGCGATGAGCGACGCGAGCTCGGACCTGTTCGACCTGGAGAGCTTCGCGGCGTCATCGTCGTACCCGACCACGTACCGCGGGCGCAGCAGCCGGCGCAACTCGGGGGACGAGGACCTGGCGTACGCCGCCGCGGCCGCGGAGCCAGCGCTGAGTGAGTGCATGTACGCGCCGAGCGAGGCGAGCGTGGTGTGGAGCGTGGCCACCGCCGAGGGCGTGGCCTACGACGCGGGCAGCGTGGCCAACTTCTCCAGCTCGGCGTCCGCGTGCGGCGTCGACGAGTTCCGCTTCGTCCCGCCGGGGTCCGCCGCCGGCCACGACGGCTTCACCGCGGCAATGTCCCGGAGCGCCGGCCGCAAGAAAGGCGGCGGGTTCTTGGACAGCTGCCGGTGCGAGAAGGCCGTGAGCGTCGGGCCGACGCCGGTCCGTGTGGCCCGCCCACCGGCGGTCCCGGCTAACAAGACGGCGATGGGGCTGGAAAGCGGCGGCGTCGCGCGGTACCACAACCGCCGCGTCCACATGCCGGTGCGGACGTGA
- the LOC125543752 gene encoding uncharacterized protein LOC125543752: MSEHAAPELPKRCHHCAGPLSKDMETSSWTVTPLVRDSFSMIGSAVGGTAGAFYAFNHAMPVVRRYIKGPMWMHFLVGAPPVVVFSSACAGLAAGTVPALAQLVSSSCHAAMSSPSFARPASPDDMHKSRGSSPL; this comes from the exons ATGTCGGAGCACGCCGCCCCGGAGCTACCCAAGAGGTGCCACCACTGCGCAGGGCCCCTCTCCAAGGACATG GAAACTAGCAGCTGGACCGTGACTCCATTGGTTCGAGATAGCTTCTCAATG ATTGGTTCCGCTGTTGGGGGTACTGCAGGCGCGTTTTATGCGTTTAATCATG CTATGCCTGTTGTTCGGCGTTACATAAAAGGGCCAATGTGGATGCATTTTCTTGTTGGT GCCCCTCCAGTTGTTGTATTCTCTTCTGCGTGTGCTGGATTAGCAG CTGGTACAGTACCAGCCCTTGCACAACTGGTTTCGTCGTCCTGTCATGCCGCCATGTCATCGCCCTCCTTCGCCCGCCCTGCTTCTCCCGATGACATGCACAAGAGCAGAGGCTCCTCGCCATTGTAA